One Malaclemys terrapin pileata isolate rMalTer1 chromosome 9, rMalTer1.hap1, whole genome shotgun sequence DNA window includes the following coding sequences:
- the SGPP2 gene encoding sphingosine-1-phosphate phosphatase 2 isoform X3, protein MMWCIVMYIGQVTKDILKWPRPHSPPVVKLEMRAEYGMPSTHAMAATSISFTFCIATINQNKYSLALGLMAAFVFSTLVCLSRLYTGMHTVLDVIGGTLISAALIALTYPAWDIIDHLMLTSPFCPILSIVVPLLLCYNYPKLEDYSPTRADTTTVLGAGAGATIGFWLNNLYAAPNYPNESLHLNLPPISEMMMVVLAKFLVGVFILLVTRYFIKGMALRVLCSRYQVSVNNLEARRRLEIEVPYKFITYSSVGFSATVLVPLVHDLLGLI, encoded by the exons ATTGTTATGTACATAGGCCAAGTCACTAAGGACATCCTGAAGTGGCCTCGTCCTCATTCACCACCTGTTGTGAAGctggaaatgagagcagaatatggAATGCCATCCACCCATGCCATGGCAGCTACATCCATTTCCTTCACATTTTGTATTGCAACAATAAACCAAAACAAG TACTCACTTGCGTTAGGACTAATGGCAGCATTTGTATTTTCTACTCTGGTGTGTCTCAGCAGACTTTACACTGGAATGCACACTGTACTG GATGTGATTGGTGGAACTCTGATTTCAGCTGCATTAATTGCACTCACATATCCTGCATGGGATATCATAGACCACTTGATGTTAACTAGTCCATTCTGCCCTATACTTTCCATAGTCGTGCCCCTTCTCCTATGTTACAACTATCCCAAACTAGAGGATTACAGCCCTACTCGAGCAGACACAACAACTGTCCttggagcaggagctggagcaaCAATAGGATTCTGGTTAAATAACCTATATGCAGCACCAAACTATCCCAACGAAAGTCTTCACCTCAACCTTCCTCCAATCAGTGAGATGATGATGGTGGTGCTGGCAAAGTTCTTAGTAGGTGTTTTTATTCTTTTGGTCACACGTTATTTCATCAAAGGCATGGCCCTCCGTGTGTTGTGTTCTAGGTACCAGGTTTCTGTCAACAATCTAGAAGCCAGACGACGACTGGAAATAGAAGTGCCCTACAAATTTATAACATATTCTTCTGTTGGCTTCAGTGCTACTGTGCTTGTGCCATTAGTGCATGACTTATTAGGGTTAATATGA
- the SGPP2 gene encoding sphingosine-1-phosphate phosphatase 2 isoform X4 — translation MYIGQVTKDILKWPRPHSPPVVKLEMRAEYGMPSTHAMAATSISFTFCIATINQNKYSLALGLMAAFVFSTLVCLSRLYTGMHTVLDVIGGTLISAALIALTYPAWDIIDHLMLTSPFCPILSIVVPLLLCYNYPKLEDYSPTRADTTTVLGAGAGATIGFWLNNLYAAPNYPNESLHLNLPPISEMMMVVLAKFLVGVFILLVTRYFIKGMALRVLCSRYQVSVNNLEARRRLEIEVPYKFITYSSVGFSATVLVPLVHDLLGLI, via the exons ATGTACATAGGCCAAGTCACTAAGGACATCCTGAAGTGGCCTCGTCCTCATTCACCACCTGTTGTGAAGctggaaatgagagcagaatatggAATGCCATCCACCCATGCCATGGCAGCTACATCCATTTCCTTCACATTTTGTATTGCAACAATAAACCAAAACAAG TACTCACTTGCGTTAGGACTAATGGCAGCATTTGTATTTTCTACTCTGGTGTGTCTCAGCAGACTTTACACTGGAATGCACACTGTACTG GATGTGATTGGTGGAACTCTGATTTCAGCTGCATTAATTGCACTCACATATCCTGCATGGGATATCATAGACCACTTGATGTTAACTAGTCCATTCTGCCCTATACTTTCCATAGTCGTGCCCCTTCTCCTATGTTACAACTATCCCAAACTAGAGGATTACAGCCCTACTCGAGCAGACACAACAACTGTCCttggagcaggagctggagcaaCAATAGGATTCTGGTTAAATAACCTATATGCAGCACCAAACTATCCCAACGAAAGTCTTCACCTCAACCTTCCTCCAATCAGTGAGATGATGATGGTGGTGCTGGCAAAGTTCTTAGTAGGTGTTTTTATTCTTTTGGTCACACGTTATTTCATCAAAGGCATGGCCCTCCGTGTGTTGTGTTCTAGGTACCAGGTTTCTGTCAACAATCTAGAAGCCAGACGACGACTGGAAATAGAAGTGCCCTACAAATTTATAACATATTCTTCTGTTGGCTTCAGTGCTACTGTGCTTGTGCCATTAGTGCATGACTTATTAGGGTTAATATGA